From the genome of Labrus bergylta chromosome 12, fLabBer1.1, whole genome shotgun sequence, one region includes:
- the wu:fa11c10 gene encoding protein FAM110A has translation MPVETLRPSDGHLAGVPFTSAMPFRILNKGPDYFRRQADPGARKLSAVERLEADKAKYVKSQQVALTRQAPIKPPIIRKPLLSPGMMLQCQISTPPARKVLRCPADVENRGGREGPGGRRGPALNLDILNNLINDVCDGPVPCSQSSSSTSPSSSSPSSGAKSIGSSLSAEQERSNRLLNNLKPLNHCTINSSSTSSCTSSPLNNNLKTQTAEPARRPPPVPARAPRIGVQALYSGPNSVTVRRVDVRPQAEIRKPLRVQLQPPLRPRQTAQGQVAHPNVPPPPPPQNKPKPQLNTPSQTLPPPPAYPPPSPLLVRAGMIPPASPAFTRISNASSKGSSRKHPALHRSKSDLSDRYSRATADLERFFNYCGLDPQEVEGMGGVELFTRANSDIVSVSKLRSVSTPSSEAERMREDGGDEEDEDSPARANERVPYGISVIERNARVIKWLYGIRQARDTNNAVSNV, from the coding sequence ATGCCGGTGGAGACGCTGCGGCCCTCAGACGGCCATCTGGCCGGGGTTCCCTTCACCTCAGCCATGCCCTTCAGGATTCTTAACAAGGGTCCGGACTACTTCCGTCGTCAGGCGGATCCAGGGGCTCGTAAACTGAGCGCAGTAGAACGTTTAGAGGCAGACAAGGCCAAATATGTAAAAAGCCAGCAGGTAGCCCTCACCCGCCAGGCTCCTATCAAACCACCTATCATTCGAAAGCCCCTCCTTTCTCCGGGGATGATGCTCCAGTGCCAAATCAGCACTCCTCCGGCCCGCAAAGTTCTCCGATGCCCAGCTGATGTGGAgaacagaggagggagagaggggcctggagggaggagaggaccTGCTCTTAACCTGGATATTCTCAATAATCTTATCAATGATGTATGTGATGGACCAGTGCCATGTTCTcagtcctcttcctccacctccccctcctcgtCATCTCCATCATCAGGAGCTAAGAGCATCGGTAGTAGCCTGTCAGCAGAACAGGAGAGAAGTAACCGACTCCTTAACAACCTCAAACCACTGAATCACTGCACGATCAACTCCtcatccacctcctcctgcaccTCCTCTCCGCTCAACAACAACCTCAAGACTCAGACAGCAGAGCCAGCCCGTCGTCCGCCCCCTGTTCCAGCACGAGCACCCCGCATTGGGGTTCAGGCGCTTTATAGCGGCCCTAACTCAGTGACAGTGCGCAGGGTGGACGTCAGACCTCAGGCTGAGATAAGGAAGCCTCTGAGGGTACAGCTGCAGCCCCCACTCAGGCCCAGACAGACTGCCCAGGGCCAGGTCGCTCACCCAAATGtcccacctcctccaccccctcaGAACAAACCTAAACCCCAGCTCAACACCCCATCCCAAACCTTGCCCCCACCTCCAGCGTACCCACCACCCAGTCCCTTGCTGGTCCGAGCTGGCATGATCCCTCCAGCCTCCCCTGCTTTCACTCGTATATCTAACGCCAGCTCTAAGGGATCCTCCCGTAAGCACCCAGCCTTGCACCGCTCCAAATCGGACCTGAGCGACCGCTACTCCCGTGCAACAGCCGACCTGGAGCGCTTCTTCAACTACTGCGGGCTGGACCCGCAGGAGGTCGAGGGCATGGGGGGAGTGGAGCTTTTTACAAGAGCCAACTCAGACATTGTGTCCGTGTCCAAGCTTCGCAGCGTCAGTACGCCTAGCTCAGAGGCTGAGCGGATGAGGGAGGacggaggagacgaggaggatgaggacTCACCAGCCAGAGCCAACGAACGTGTGCCCTACGGTATCTCAGTCATCGAGAGAAACGCTCGAGTCATCAAGTGGCTGTACGGCATCCGTCAGGCGCGGGATACAAACAATGCTGTCTCTAATGTATAG